Proteins encoded within one genomic window of Polynucleobacter duraquae:
- a CDS encoding FAD-dependent monooxygenase, with translation MSEVHPNTSIKLPKNTSQIRTVDIAVVGGGIVGKACALGLAQLGLQTVQIAPDLGQVVAAPEGSQWGQRIYAFSPGTQKLLAHLQVWDAVDHSRMQAVRDMRIFGDRGESQDQLHLSAFEAGTPQLAWIGESNLIEHTLDQASRFQNKLERMNGAVEKIQTIDDGVLLHLKDGSSLRAQLLIAADGANSPIRSELGISAKEESYSQNAAVANWICSSAHLETAYQWFLPGGDIVAMLPLPNKQVSMVWSTSPENAADLLKLDFADWAEKFSSIANGAIAAQLGELKLNSIPATFPLRRIQASRFIGPAENPKVVLIGDAAHVIHPLAGQGLNLGLRDVASLLHVLSKRESFRLLNDIVLLRRYERQRQGDTSALLWVTDKLKKLFSASSSTERQLRNWGLGMVNRSHFIKRRLIERALGDADFE, from the coding sequence ATGTCAGAAGTTCACCCAAATACCTCGATTAAATTACCTAAAAATACCTCTCAGATACGGACTGTAGATATTGCCGTAGTCGGCGGAGGCATAGTGGGCAAGGCTTGTGCCTTAGGTCTAGCGCAACTTGGGCTGCAAACGGTTCAAATTGCCCCCGATTTAGGTCAAGTGGTTGCTGCCCCCGAGGGCAGTCAATGGGGCCAACGTATCTATGCTTTTTCTCCCGGCACCCAAAAACTATTAGCCCATCTACAAGTTTGGGATGCCGTTGATCACAGTCGTATGCAAGCTGTTCGAGATATGCGGATTTTTGGTGATCGCGGTGAAAGTCAGGATCAGCTGCATCTATCTGCTTTTGAAGCTGGTACTCCCCAGCTAGCCTGGATTGGCGAATCGAATCTGATCGAGCACACCCTGGATCAAGCCTCACGCTTCCAAAATAAATTAGAGCGTATGAATGGCGCAGTCGAAAAAATTCAAACCATTGATGATGGGGTTCTACTCCACCTAAAAGATGGTTCAAGCTTAAGAGCCCAACTCCTGATTGCTGCTGATGGTGCTAATTCACCCATCCGCTCGGAGTTAGGGATTTCTGCAAAAGAGGAAAGCTACTCGCAAAATGCCGCGGTAGCCAATTGGATTTGTAGTAGCGCCCATTTAGAAACTGCTTATCAATGGTTTTTACCCGGCGGCGATATTGTGGCGATGTTACCGCTACCAAATAAACAGGTATCGATGGTATGGTCAACCTCGCCAGAAAATGCTGCGGATCTTTTAAAACTGGATTTTGCAGACTGGGCTGAAAAGTTTTCCTCGATTGCTAATGGAGCAATAGCTGCTCAACTTGGGGAGCTCAAGCTCAATTCGATACCAGCCACTTTTCCTCTTAGAAGAATTCAGGCGAGTCGCTTCATTGGCCCAGCTGAAAATCCCAAGGTAGTGCTGATTGGAGATGCGGCTCATGTCATTCATCCATTAGCAGGACAAGGCTTAAATTTAGGTCTCAGAGATGTTGCATCACTACTTCACGTGCTGAGTAAACGAGAATCTTTTCGGCTACTCAATGACATAGTGCTACTGCGTCGCTATGAAAGACAACGTCAAGGCGACACCAGTGCATTACTTTGGGTAACAGATAAACTTAAAAAACTTTTTTCAGCAAGTAGTAGTACTGAAAGGCAATTACGTAATTGGGGATTGGGTATGGTCAATCGTAGTCACTTCATTAAACGGCGCCTCATTGAGCGCGCTCTCGGAGATGCTGATTTTGAATAA
- the ychF gene encoding redox-regulated ATPase YchF, with the protein MSLKCGIVGLPNVGKSTLFNALTKAGIAAENYPFCTIEPNVGVVEVPDPRLAALAEIVKPERILPAAVEFVDIAGLVAGASKGEGLGNQFLANIRETDAITHVVRCFEDANVIHVAGKIDPISDIAVIDTELALSDLTTVEKTLQRSSKAAKSGNDKEATALVAVLTKVQAHLDQAQPVRSMKLTEEENLLLKPLCLITAKPAMYIANVKEDGFENNPHLEAVIQHAAKEGAPVVAVCAAIEAEIADLDDADKAEFLADLGMEESGLDRVIRAGYKLLGLQTYFTAGVKEVRAWTIHQGDTAPQAAGVIHTDFERGFIRAQTIAYEDFVQFKGESGAKEAGKMRAEGKEYVVKDGDVLNFLFNV; encoded by the coding sequence ATGTCTTTGAAATGTGGCATCGTCGGCCTGCCTAACGTCGGCAAATCTACCCTTTTTAACGCGCTTACCAAGGCTGGAATCGCGGCAGAAAACTATCCTTTCTGCACGATCGAGCCTAATGTAGGTGTGGTCGAGGTTCCTGATCCCCGTCTTGCCGCTTTGGCTGAGATCGTCAAGCCCGAGCGCATCCTGCCTGCAGCTGTCGAATTTGTCGATATTGCGGGATTAGTGGCTGGTGCCTCCAAAGGCGAAGGTCTAGGGAATCAATTTTTAGCCAATATTCGTGAAACTGACGCTATTACCCATGTGGTGCGCTGTTTTGAGGATGCCAATGTGATCCACGTAGCCGGAAAGATTGACCCAATCTCCGATATCGCCGTGATCGACACCGAATTGGCTCTGTCAGATTTAACTACAGTTGAAAAAACGCTACAGCGCTCAAGTAAGGCGGCAAAGTCAGGTAATGACAAAGAGGCTACAGCCTTAGTGGCTGTGCTGACCAAAGTGCAGGCTCACTTAGATCAAGCGCAGCCGGTACGCAGCATGAAGCTGACTGAAGAAGAAAACTTGCTCTTAAAGCCGCTCTGCTTAATCACAGCAAAGCCGGCAATGTATATCGCTAACGTTAAAGAAGACGGTTTTGAAAATAATCCTCATTTAGAGGCGGTTATTCAGCATGCAGCCAAAGAGGGTGCTCCAGTAGTGGCGGTATGCGCCGCAATCGAGGCTGAGATTGCTGATTTGGATGATGCTGATAAAGCGGAGTTTCTTGCCGATCTCGGTATGGAGGAGTCTGGCTTGGATCGGGTGATTCGGGCGGGTTATAAGTTATTAGGGCTACAGACCTACTTTACCGCTGGTGTTAAAGAGGTGCGCGCCTGGACTATTCATCAAGGTGATACTGCTCCCCAGGCTGCTGGGGTAATTCATACGGACTTTGAACGTGGCTTTATTCGTGCGCAAACTATTGCATATGAAGACTTTGTGCAATTCAAGGGCGAGTCTGGTGCCAAAGAGGCTGGCAAGATGCGTGCCGAAGGTAAGGAGTATGTTGTTAAAGATGGTGATGTATTAAATTTCCTCTTTAACGTTTAA
- the trpC gene encoding indole-3-glycerol phosphate synthase TrpC, translated as MSDILDKIVATKKIEIAADLKKISLANQRDQAEENNRNALLKPRGFIQSIERKIAAGKAGVITEIKKASPSKGILRENFQPAEIAQSYEKNGAACLSVLTDKDYFQGANAYLQAARAACNIPVLRKDFTIDPYQVYEARAIGADAVLLIVACLELNQMKELEACAHELGLDVLVEVHSAPELEQALELKTSLLGINNRNLKTFEVTLQTTLSLLSMVPTGITLVTESGIMNRADVQLMRDHQINAFLVGEAFMRANDPGAALSELFN; from the coding sequence ATGAGCGATATCCTCGACAAAATTGTTGCTACCAAAAAAATAGAGATCGCTGCCGATTTGAAAAAGATCTCTTTAGCTAATCAACGCGATCAGGCCGAAGAAAATAATCGTAATGCACTCTTAAAACCGCGAGGCTTTATTCAATCTATCGAGCGAAAGATCGCGGCGGGCAAAGCCGGCGTAATTACCGAGATTAAGAAAGCTAGTCCCAGCAAAGGAATCTTACGAGAGAATTTTCAGCCTGCTGAAATCGCTCAGTCTTACGAAAAAAATGGAGCAGCCTGTTTATCTGTACTCACAGATAAAGATTATTTTCAGGGGGCTAATGCTTATCTTCAGGCCGCAAGAGCTGCATGCAATATTCCAGTCTTACGCAAAGACTTTACGATCGATCCCTATCAAGTCTACGAAGCAAGGGCAATCGGTGCTGATGCTGTTTTGCTTATTGTGGCCTGCTTAGAACTCAATCAAATGAAGGAGTTAGAAGCTTGTGCTCATGAACTCGGTCTCGATGTCCTCGTTGAAGTTCATAGCGCTCCCGAGCTAGAGCAAGCCCTTGAATTAAAAACGTCATTGCTTGGAATCAATAATCGCAACCTGAAGACTTTTGAAGTTACCCTTCAAACAACCCTGTCCTTGCTATCAATGGTTCCTACTGGAATAACTCTGGTTACTGAATCTGGAATCATGAATCGTGCAGATGTGCAATTGATGCGTGATCATCAGATCAATGCATTCTTAGTGGGCGAAGCATTCATGCGGGCTAACGATCCTGGAGCAGCTCTGAGCGAATTATTTAATTAG
- the trpD gene encoding anthranilate phosphoribosyltransferase, whose translation MSLTPQQALQQCIELRELSHDEMTAMMRLIMSGEMPPTLVAGLLVALRTKKETVGEIAAAAQVMREFATPVHVEDRKNLVDVVGTGGDGAHTFNISTAAMFVAAAAGAKIAKHGNRSVSSKSGSADILESLGVKLSLSPEQVAKCISEVGAGFMFAPNHHPAMKNVVPIRKDLGVRTIFNILGPLTNPADAKRILMGVFHADLVGIQARVLQAMGMDHALVVYGRDGLDEISLEGPTLVGELKDGQVREYEIHPKDFGLSTALTSSFKVADAEESKAIVLGVLNKKSGPASDIVSLNAGAVLYVADVAPSIASGIQMAQAAIASGAARQKLDQFVAATQN comes from the coding sequence ATGTCCCTTACTCCACAGCAAGCGTTACAACAATGTATTGAACTTCGCGAACTTTCTCATGATGAGATGACAGCCATGATGCGCCTCATCATGAGTGGTGAGATGCCACCAACTTTAGTTGCTGGCCTACTCGTTGCCCTGCGCACTAAAAAGGAGACGGTTGGTGAAATCGCCGCAGCTGCGCAAGTCATGCGTGAATTTGCGACACCAGTACATGTAGAGGATAGAAAAAATTTAGTTGACGTAGTGGGCACAGGTGGAGACGGCGCTCACACTTTCAATATTTCTACTGCTGCCATGTTTGTCGCCGCAGCGGCTGGTGCAAAAATTGCTAAGCATGGCAATCGCAGTGTGAGTAGCAAGTCAGGTAGCGCAGATATTCTAGAGTCCTTAGGCGTGAAGCTGTCGCTTTCACCAGAGCAAGTTGCGAAGTGTATCTCTGAGGTAGGTGCGGGCTTTATGTTTGCTCCAAACCATCACCCTGCAATGAAGAATGTTGTGCCAATTCGCAAAGATTTGGGTGTGCGTACAATTTTTAATATCCTAGGACCTCTTACAAACCCAGCAGATGCCAAGCGCATCCTAATGGGCGTATTCCATGCAGACTTAGTCGGTATTCAGGCGCGGGTATTGCAAGCGATGGGAATGGATCATGCGTTAGTGGTTTATGGCCGTGATGGCTTAGATGAGATCTCTCTTGAGGGCCCCACCCTCGTTGGTGAATTAAAGGATGGCCAAGTTCGTGAATATGAGATTCATCCAAAAGACTTTGGTTTAAGTACAGCACTTACCAGCAGCTTTAAGGTGGCCGACGCCGAAGAATCTAAGGCGATTGTTTTAGGTGTGCTCAATAAAAAATCCGGCCCAGCAAGTGACATTGTTAGCCTCAACGCTGGTGCAGTACTTTATGTAGCTGATGTGGCACCAAGTATTGCTAGCGGTATTCAGATGGCGCAAGCAGCCATTGCATCTGGTGCCGCTCGTCAAAAACTAGACCAATTTGTAGCGGCAACCCAAAACTAA
- a CDS encoding aminodeoxychorismate/anthranilate synthase component II, whose amino-acid sequence MLLMIDNYDSFTYNLVQYFAELGEEVKVFRNDEISVEEIAKINPARICISPGPCSPAEAGISVAAIQRYAGQIPILGVCLGHQAIGEAFGGKIVRAQKVMHGKTDDIHHTGVGVFKDLPNPFKVTRYHSLAIEKSSLPTMLEITATSSDGEIMGVRHKELAVEGVQFHPESILSEHGHALLKNFLQAK is encoded by the coding sequence ATGCTCCTCATGATTGATAACTACGATTCATTTACCTACAACCTCGTTCAGTATTTCGCAGAACTTGGTGAGGAGGTAAAGGTCTTCCGCAATGATGAAATCTCCGTTGAAGAGATTGCCAAGATCAACCCTGCTCGTATTTGCATTTCACCAGGGCCCTGCAGTCCAGCGGAGGCAGGAATTTCTGTGGCTGCGATTCAACGCTATGCTGGACAAATTCCTATCCTCGGTGTCTGCCTTGGACATCAAGCAATTGGTGAGGCTTTTGGCGGCAAAATTGTTCGCGCCCAGAAAGTCATGCATGGTAAGACTGATGACATTCACCATACTGGTGTTGGCGTTTTCAAAGATTTACCCAACCCATTCAAAGTGACGCGTTATCACTCCCTTGCGATTGAAAAAAGTTCATTACCGACAATGCTCGAAATAACCGCCACCTCTTCTGATGGTGAAATTATGGGTGTACGCCATAAAGAACTCGCGGTAGAAGGCGTGCAGTTCCATCCAGAATCGATTCTCTCTGAGCATGGCCATGCGCTGCTGAAGAATTTCCTGCAAGCCAAATAA
- the trpE gene encoding anthranilate synthase component I, which translates to MQHDEFLALAKQGFNRIPLVKEVLADLETPLSLYVKLTQAFGQKNTYLLESVLGGERFGRFSFIGLPAKTVLRTVGTPDAPLTEVLFNDKVVESNHDNPLDFVDAYFKRFKVAVQPGLPRFCGGLAGYFGYDTVRYIESRLAKHHLPDELGVPDIQLMLTEELAVIDNVAGRIYLIVYADPSVTDSFDKGQARLKELLACLSKPVIMPASLPSTKTELIRKFKAADFENAVLKTKEYILAGDCMQVVISQRISKPFTDSPLSLYRALRSLNPSPYMYFYDFGDLQVVGSSPEILVRQEQRESQKIVTIRPLAGTRPRGATPEEDERLATELLADPKEIAEHVMLIDLARNDVGRIAKTGTVKVTDSMSIEKYSHVQHIVSSVEGELLDNMSNMDVLRATFPAGTLSGAPKIRAMEIIDEMEIVKRGVYGGAVGYLSFSGDMDVAIAIRTGVIREGVLHSQAGAGVVADSDPTAEWKETEVKARAVLMAADLVQGGLDAPHD; encoded by the coding sequence ATGCAGCACGATGAATTTCTTGCCCTCGCAAAACAGGGTTTCAATCGCATTCCATTGGTGAAAGAAGTTTTAGCTGACTTAGAGACGCCGCTCTCGCTATACGTCAAGCTCACTCAAGCCTTTGGTCAAAAGAATACCTATCTACTTGAATCTGTTCTGGGTGGTGAGCGCTTTGGTCGATTCTCATTTATTGGCTTACCTGCAAAAACTGTTTTGAGAACAGTGGGTACGCCTGATGCACCACTCACCGAAGTGCTCTTCAACGACAAGGTAGTTGAAAGTAATCATGACAACCCATTAGATTTTGTAGACGCGTATTTCAAGCGCTTTAAAGTTGCAGTCCAGCCCGGCCTACCACGCTTCTGTGGCGGTCTTGCAGGATACTTTGGGTATGACACAGTTCGCTATATTGAGTCGCGTTTAGCAAAACACCATCTGCCAGATGAATTGGGTGTGCCCGATATTCAGTTGATGCTCACTGAAGAGTTGGCGGTTATTGATAATGTTGCAGGTCGCATTTATTTAATTGTTTACGCAGACCCCAGCGTGACAGATAGCTTTGATAAGGGCCAAGCTCGATTAAAAGAATTGCTTGCTTGCTTAAGCAAACCTGTGATCATGCCAGCCTCATTACCAAGCACTAAAACAGAATTAATCCGCAAGTTCAAAGCGGCAGATTTTGAAAATGCCGTCCTCAAAACCAAAGAATATATTTTGGCTGGCGATTGCATGCAGGTAGTGATTAGCCAGCGCATTAGCAAACCATTTACAGATTCACCACTCAGCCTATACCGTGCATTGCGCTCTTTAAATCCATCCCCTTATATGTACTTCTATGACTTTGGTGATCTGCAAGTAGTCGGTTCATCACCAGAGATCTTGGTGCGCCAAGAGCAACGTGAGAGTCAGAAGATTGTGACGATTCGTCCATTAGCTGGCACACGCCCTCGTGGTGCGACACCCGAAGAAGATGAACGCCTTGCTACAGAATTGCTTGCCGATCCAAAAGAGATCGCAGAGCATGTGATGTTAATTGACTTAGCACGCAATGATGTAGGTCGTATCGCAAAGACTGGGACCGTCAAAGTGACAGACTCTATGTCGATTGAAAAATATTCTCATGTTCAGCACATTGTGAGCTCTGTTGAAGGTGAGCTATTAGACAATATGAGTAATATGGATGTTCTGCGAGCAACCTTCCCTGCCGGTACTTTATCGGGCGCCCCAAAAATTCGGGCAATGGAAATTATTGATGAGATGGAAATTGTGAAACGCGGCGTTTATGGTGGCGCAGTAGGCTACCTCTCCTTCTCCGGAGATATGGATGTGGCCATTGCCATTCGTACCGGCGTGATTCGCGAAGGTGTATTGCATTCTCAAGCGGGTGCTGGTGTGGTGGCAGACTCTGACCCAACTGCCGAATGGAAAGAAACCGAAGTGAAAGCTCGAGCAGTTTTAATGGCAGCGGATTTAGTGCAAGGAGGACTCGATGCTCCTCATGATTGA
- the rpe gene encoding ribulose-phosphate 3-epimerase has protein sequence MDSQKSPSNSQFVIAPSILSADFACLGKEVQDVLLAGADWIHFDVMDNHYVPNLTIGPLVCEAIRPHATKDGKPVMIDVHLMVEPVDRIIPDFAKAGANLISFHPEASPHVNRTINLIRDQGCQAGLVLNPATPLHHLDHTLELLDLVLLMSVNPGFGGQSFIPSTLDKIAQVRAHLDRHQQETGRHIRLEVDGGIKVDNIAEVAKAGADTFVAGSAIFGKENYADVVKAMRAELATSGKA, from the coding sequence ATGGACAGTCAGAAATCACCCTCAAATAGCCAGTTTGTCATTGCCCCCTCGATTTTGTCGGCCGACTTTGCCTGCCTAGGCAAGGAAGTCCAGGATGTTCTCTTGGCGGGTGCAGACTGGATTCACTTTGATGTGATGGACAACCACTACGTCCCCAACCTGACTATTGGCCCCTTGGTTTGCGAGGCAATTCGTCCACACGCAACAAAAGATGGCAAGCCAGTGATGATTGATGTGCACCTCATGGTGGAACCAGTAGATCGCATCATTCCAGATTTTGCAAAAGCAGGTGCAAACCTGATTAGCTTTCATCCAGAGGCCAGTCCTCATGTAAACCGCACGATTAATTTGATTCGCGACCAAGGTTGTCAGGCTGGCTTGGTTTTAAATCCTGCGACACCACTACATCACTTAGATCACACACTTGAGTTGCTTGATCTGGTTTTATTGATGTCGGTTAATCCAGGGTTTGGTGGTCAGTCATTTATTCCGAGTACGCTTGATAAGATCGCTCAAGTACGTGCGCATCTAGATCGCCATCAACAAGAAACTGGTCGCCATATTCGTCTTGAAGTGGATGGCGGAATTAAGGTCGACAATATTGCAGAAGTAGCCAAAGCTGGTGCAGATACTTTTGTTGCTGGCTCAGCAATCTTTGGCAAAGAAAATTATGCCGACGTGGTTAAAGCGATGCGCGCAGAACTAGCGACGTCAGGAAAAGCGTAA
- the apaG gene encoding Co2+/Mg2+ efflux protein ApaG, which produces MNPHEISITVKTQYLADQSDPDNRQFAFAYTVAIKNTGTASIQLIARHWFITDGENDVQEVRGLGVVGQQPLLRAGEQFEYTSWATLPTPAGTMRGEYFCVTEEAQFFQTPIPEFALVMPRTLH; this is translated from the coding sequence ATGAATCCTCATGAAATCAGCATTACAGTCAAAACCCAGTATTTGGCCGACCAGTCTGACCCCGATAATCGTCAGTTTGCCTTTGCCTACACGGTCGCTATTAAAAACACCGGTACGGCCAGTATCCAGCTAATCGCTCGCCATTGGTTTATTACCGATGGGGAAAATGATGTCCAGGAAGTGCGTGGCTTGGGAGTGGTAGGTCAACAACCGCTGCTGCGGGCGGGGGAGCAGTTTGAGTACACCAGTTGGGCCACCTTACCAACGCCGGCGGGAACAATGCGTGGAGAGTATTTCTGTGTCACTGAAGAAGCTCAGTTTTTCCAGACCCCAATCCCTGAATTTGCTTTAGTGATGCCCAGAACCTTGCACTAG
- a CDS encoding murein transglycosylase A, giving the protein MISISKLISRKNTSRVFACSVFAVSIASLLAACSTPSTRGSAYRSSGAAPTSYSSSIASFRSVSWQDLPGWQEDDLSQAWPAWLKSCDALRKRNSEINWRQVCSLTSVISGRDGRAIRQYFEGNFQVYEVRNSATGNESGLITGYYEPVMNGSQTRTATYSIPLYGLPNAWKGSKPSPAPARAELMSSGVLRGSEIAWVQDPVAAAFMQIQGSGKIRLEDGRVLRLGYAGTNDQPFKSFAQWLLDRKEITRGEATMQGISAWAKRNPGRVEEMLNANPRFVFFKELPSNVSADLGPNGALGVPLTAERSIAIDLKAMPLGAPVFLSTTKPLSSQTLQKLVMAQDTGKAIVGGVRADYYWGSGDSAGELAGRMKQDGKMWLLLPR; this is encoded by the coding sequence ATGATTTCTATATCCAAATTGATAAGTCGCAAAAATACTTCGCGAGTCTTTGCCTGCAGTGTATTCGCTGTCAGCATTGCCAGCTTATTGGCTGCTTGCTCTACGCCTTCTACCCGTGGATCTGCTTATCGATCAAGTGGCGCTGCCCCAACTAGCTACAGCTCCTCTATCGCTAGCTTTCGATCCGTCTCGTGGCAGGACTTGCCTGGCTGGCAAGAGGATGATTTAAGCCAGGCTTGGCCAGCTTGGCTCAAGAGTTGTGATGCTCTGCGTAAACGCAATAGCGAAATTAATTGGCGCCAGGTGTGCTCCCTGACCTCAGTAATTTCAGGTCGTGATGGACGTGCGATACGCCAATATTTTGAGGGCAACTTTCAGGTATATGAAGTGCGTAACAGCGCTACAGGTAACGAATCTGGGCTAATCACCGGTTATTACGAGCCCGTCATGAATGGCTCCCAGACTCGCACAGCTACTTACTCTATTCCCTTATACGGCCTGCCAAATGCCTGGAAAGGCTCAAAACCAAGCCCTGCGCCAGCACGTGCTGAGCTCATGAGCTCCGGTGTGCTCCGAGGCTCAGAAATCGCTTGGGTGCAAGATCCTGTAGCTGCCGCTTTTATGCAAATTCAAGGATCTGGAAAAATTCGTTTGGAAGATGGGCGCGTATTACGACTTGGTTATGCCGGCACCAATGATCAGCCGTTCAAGTCTTTTGCCCAGTGGTTGCTCGATCGCAAGGAGATTACGCGCGGTGAGGCAACAATGCAGGGTATCTCTGCATGGGCCAAGCGCAACCCAGGTCGAGTAGAGGAGATGCTCAATGCCAATCCTCGATTTGTGTTCTTCAAAGAGTTGCCAAGTAACGTCAGTGCCGATCTGGGGCCTAATGGCGCATTGGGCGTGCCTCTAACTGCTGAGCGCAGCATTGCGATTGATTTGAAAGCGATGCCTTTAGGTGCCCCAGTATTTTTAAGTACCACTAAGCCACTAAGTAGCCAAACCTTGCAAAAGTTAGTGATGGCTCAAGATACAGGTAAAGCCATTGTGGGTGGGGTGCGAGCGGATTACTATTGGGGATCAGGCGATTCTGCAGGTGAGTTGGCGGGACGCATGAAGCAAGATGGCAAGATGTGGCTATTGTTGCCACGCTAA
- a CDS encoding enoyl-CoA hydratase: MTYNNILTEVDGKVAVIILNRPQVLNALNDELMNELGKALLGFDADDNIGCVIITGSEKAFAAGADIATMAKYGFADVYRGDFISRNWEEIKKVRKPVIAAVSGYALGGGCELAMMCDTIMAADSAKFAQPEVKLGIIPGAGGTQRLPRAVSKAKAMDLALTGRMMDAAEAERSGLVSRIFPQADLLKEVKAIAKTIADMPLLTAMMVKEAINTAYETTLSEGIHFERRLFHSCFATHDQKEGMAAFMEKRPAQFTNS, from the coding sequence ATGACTTACAACAACATACTGACCGAAGTAGATGGCAAAGTTGCCGTCATTATTCTCAATCGTCCTCAAGTATTAAACGCCCTCAATGATGAGTTAATGAATGAATTAGGAAAGGCGCTGTTGGGTTTTGATGCTGATGACAATATTGGCTGCGTCATTATTACCGGCAGTGAAAAAGCATTTGCAGCTGGTGCAGATATTGCAACAATGGCCAAGTATGGTTTTGCCGACGTCTATCGCGGTGACTTTATCTCGCGCAACTGGGAGGAGATAAAAAAAGTACGCAAGCCAGTGATTGCTGCAGTATCTGGATACGCTCTTGGCGGCGGATGTGAGTTAGCGATGATGTGTGACACCATCATGGCAGCAGACAGTGCTAAGTTTGCGCAACCGGAAGTGAAGCTAGGGATCATTCCTGGGGCTGGTGGTACGCAGCGTTTACCGCGCGCAGTCTCAAAAGCAAAAGCAATGGATTTAGCGTTAACAGGTCGCATGATGGATGCAGCTGAGGCAGAGCGTTCTGGACTTGTTTCTCGTATTTTCCCGCAAGCAGATTTACTAAAGGAAGTGAAAGCAATTGCTAAGACAATTGCGGATATGCCGCTGCTAACTGCAATGATGGTGAAAGAAGCGATCAATACTGCTTATGAAACTACGCTCTCAGAAGGCATTCATTTTGAGCGTCGTTTATTCCATTCGTGCTTTGCGACTCATGATCAAAAAGAAGGTATGGCAGCTTTTATGGAAAAGCGCCCAGCTCAATTTACGAACTCGTAA